One Besnoitia besnoiti strain Bb-Ger1 chromosome VIII, whole genome shotgun sequence DNA segment encodes these proteins:
- a CDS encoding hypothetical protein (encoded by transcript BESB_083400), whose product MASSENVFITFLAVTSLTLIQCPMCSQGAPQGQPDYAVVIPADGLTEDARYDFWLQASETFQIIDRTADFSAMVEPPTFSTEAYAYDNPNCDLGRKISYKQEFAFAHPGHIFWRRDVDRDELDGRKYTFTTPPADGLDDGLVEFCLVVTGPATHKAGDDPNIVFRRRLQEQEFFAVSEHTLTVVIHAGARNRLTGTLAAAFVAVALSLLSSG is encoded by the coding sequence ATGGCAAGCTCAGAAAACGTCTTCATTACCTTCCTGGCAGTTACGTCTTTGACGTTGATTCAGTGCCCCATGTGTTCTCAGGGGGCTCCCCAAGGCCAGCCAGACTATGCCGTTGTTATTCCTGCTGATGGCCTTACTGAAGACGCACGCTACGACTTCTGGCTCCAGGCCAGCGAAACATTCCAGATAATTGATCGCACAGCTGATTTTAGTGCCATGGTTGAGCCACCGACGTTTTCCACGGAAGCTTACGCTTATGATAATCCCAACTGTGACCTAGGGCGTAAGATCAGTTACAAGCAAGAATTCGCATTCGCGCACCCAGGCCATATATTTTGGCGGAGAGATGTTGATAGAGACGAGTTGGATGGCAGAAAATACACCTTCACCACCCCGCCAGCAGATGGCTTGGATGACGGCCTTGTTGAGTTCTGCCTGGTAGTCACGGGGCCCGCCACCCACAAAGCAGGAGATGACCCAAATATCGTGTTTAGACGCCGGCTTCAAGAGCAAGAGTTTTTTGCTGTCAGTGAACATACTCTGACAGTCGTCATTCACGCAGGTGCGCGCAACAGACTGACCGGGACTCTAGCCGCCGCTTTCGTagccgtcgctctctccttgCTATCGAGTGGGTGA